TTCCTGGGCGCTGTCGGTGTCGAGTTTGGCGATCTTGGCGCGTCCGGCCAGATCGTCAGCCAACTGGTCGATGACCGGGCCAAGCATCTTGCAGGGCATGCACCACTCGGCCCAGAAATCCACCAGGGCGGGCACGTCGCTCTGGAGTATTTCCGCCTCGAAGTTGTCGTCGGTCAGTTCCACAACATTTTTGGAACTACTCATCTGGGCGGCTCCTGAAAAGGGTCACAGTTCTCACAGCGAATCATAGTAGCCCCCGTGAGCAAGTCAACAACATGTGGCGTAAAAACCCGCGAGCGGCAACCCCATACCCAACCGCGGCACGCCCATGGCGACCCGCGAAAAACAAAAACACGTGTCGCCATGCCACCCGTCGGCAAGTCACAGTTCGCCCTGCGCCCATGACCCTTCGTCGGAAGTCATCGGCGGTTTATGGGCCACAGAGCTGAGGATTTTGCATGTTTCATCCTTTATGGGTTTTGGCCCCGGAGGGGCCTTCGTGCTTAGCCCAGGGCGCCGGGCGAGCGTAGCGAGCCCAAGCCCTGGGAATGATGCGTAGATTCAATGAGCCCCGGAGGGGCGGCCGTGACGATGGCAGACAATTACGTCCGCCCCTCCGGGGCTCGATGCGGAGGGGACCTGAACCCAGGGCTTGGCCCTGAAGTCTGCTGTCGCAGCCTTCAGCCCTGCGCCCTGGGCTAAGAACGCTTTGCCCCTACGGGGCAAGGCAGCCTCGCTGAAGTTATGCAAGACTCTCAGCTCACAGAGCCAAGAAGAGCCGAAGACGGGGATCCTGCATCTCTTATGCCCATCTTCTCGTTGTTCTCTGCGTCTCTGTGGCCCAACTCAGCTTTTCTATTCGTCGCCGGCCTCTGCAGGCTGCTTTGCGGGCTCGTCGGCGTTCTGGGGCTTGGCCATCGGCGCAGCGGGCTTGCTGGCCGGTTGACTGGCGGCGCCGGCGAGGCTGATCTTCACCACGCGATTTCGGGTCATGCGAACGACGTCCAGGCGCAGTTCGTCCTGTCCGGTCAGGGCCTGGCAGAACTCCTTGGCCGAGCCGACAGGCTTGTTGTTCACGTGCGTGATGACCTCATAGGGCTTGAGCCCGCCGACCGAGGCCTTGCTGCCGGGCTCGATCTTGGCGCAGATCACGCCCGGGTCGCCGGGATTCTTGTGGAAGTACCGGCGCACTTCGAAGGTCATTTCGGCCACCGTCAGGCCCAGCGGCTCGCTCTTGTAGCGGGCGGCCGAGACGTAATGAGCGGGGCTGGGCTCGA
The sequence above is drawn from the Planctomycetaceae bacterium genome and encodes:
- the trxA gene encoding thioredoxin, whose product is MSSSKNVVELTDDNFEAEILQSDVPALVDFWAEWCMPCKMLGPVIDQLADDLAGRAKIAKLDTDSAQETARRFGITAIPTLMIFKDGQVVKKFVGLQQKADLKEAIEEAM